DNA sequence from the Streptomyces tsukubensis genome:
GGACCGACGGCACCGTCCCGCCCGACCAGGTCGTCGACGTCGGCGTCGAGTTCGCGGACTTCCCGACCGCCGAGGCCGACCTCTGGCCCCAGCAGCCCAAACTGCGGATCACCAACCGCAGTACGAGGCCGCTGCCGTCCGGCACCGAAATCGCCTTCGACATCCCCACCAGCGCCCCGGCGCTGCTGAAGGACGACAACTGGCAGGAGCTGAAGGACGTGCTCAAGCCCGGTCACACCGGGCCCAACGCGGGCGGTCTGAAGGGCACCTTCCACCGGGTGACGCTGAAACTCGGCTACTGCGAGAGCGTTCCGGCGGGCGCCACCCGCGATATCGGCCTCAAGTACTTCCTGCCGGTGACCGGGCCCGCGAACATCACCCTGCGGTTCGGGGACGGGGTGTACGGCTCCACCCAGGACCGCCGCCGGGGCGCCACGACCACCCAACCCCCGGCGGGCAGCGGCAGCGGACCCGCCTGCCAGGCGGAGCCCTGGAGCGCCGACCGTACCTACAACCCCGCCTGGGCGCCGTTCGCGCTCTGGCGCACCGGCGACGGCTACAAAATCCAGGACGTCAACAGCTCGCTGGTCCTGGACCATCCGGGCAGCTGGACCACCACCCATCTCGTCGACTCCCAGGACGGCAACCGGAACCAGATCTGGAAGATCACCCCGGACGGCTCCACCGGCCGCTTCCGGATCACCTCCGACAGCGGTGGCCGGGACCAGTGCCTGGGCGCGGAGAACCGGCTCGCCGAACTGTCGGTGAAGAACTGCGACGGCAGCGCGGCACAGTCGTGGAGCTTCACCGACGACAAGGGCGCCCCGGTCGCGGGCATCCCGGCCGACGGAAAGGCACACGGGCTGCTCGCCGCACGAGGCCATGCCGCCGAACCGCGCAACAGCGGCACCACGGTCCGTACGAAGATGGTCGCGGGCGATCCGACGGGTGTGACCCGGACGGTCGTCTCGTACGGCGGCCACTGGTGGAAGGCCAAGTTCTGGACGAAGGGGAATGCGCCGAACGCGGCGGACGCCCGTAATCCGTGGACCAGGCTGGGGCCGGTGGGCTAGACAACCGGGCTATGAGAAGGGGGCGTCACCGCGGTGTGCGGTGACGCCCCTCTCGGCTGGAGGTGTCAGAGACGCTCGGGGGTACGGATCCCCAGCAGCGCCATGCCCTGCTGCAGCGTGCGGCCCGTCAGCTCCACCAGGAAGAGACGGTTCTCGACCAGCTCCGGGGCGTTCTCCGAGCTGAGGACCTGGCACTTGTCGTAGAACGTCGTGAGGTGGGACGCGAGCTGGTAGAGGTACGCGGCCAGCTTGTGCGGCTCGTACGTACCGGCGACCTCCGCGACCACCTCACCGAACAGGTCGACATGGAGCGCGAGGGCCCGCTCGGCCGGATGCAGCTCCAGCTCCGGGTGGGCGGCCGGCTTCGCGTCGCCCGCCTTGCGGAGGATGGACCGGATCCGGGCGTACGCGTACTGGAGGTAGACCGACGTGTCGCCGTTGAGCGACACCATCTGGTCCAGGTCGAACTTGTAGTCCCGGACCGCGGACGTCGACAGGTCGGCGTACTTGATGGCGCCGATGCCGACGTACCGGCCGTTCTCGACGATCTCCTCCTCGCCCAGGCCGACCTTCTCCGCCTTCTCCCGCACCACGGCCGTGGCCCGGTCGACGGCCTCGTCGAGCAGGTCGACCAGTTTGACCGTCTTGCCCTCACGGGTCTTGAACGGCTTGCCGTCGGCGCCCAGGACCGTACCGAAGGCGAGCTGGACGGCTCGGACCTCGTCCGTCAGCCAGCCGGCCCGGCGCGCCGTCTCGAAGACCATCTTGAAGTGCATCGACTGGCGGACGTCGACCACGTAGATCAGATTCCGGGCGCCCAGCTTGCCGACCCGGTCGCGGATCGCGGACAGATCGGTCGCCGCATAGCCGAAGCCGCCGTTGGACTTCTGGACGATCAGCGGGGTCGGCTCGCCGTCCGGGCCCTTGATGTCGTCGAAGAAGACACAGAGCGCGCCGTCGGAGCGGACCGCGACCCCGGACTCCTCCAGCAGCCGGCAGGTCTCGGCGAGCATGTCGTTGTAGCCGGACTCACCGACGATGTCCTCGTCCGCGATCTCCATGTCCAGCTTCTCGAAGACCGAGTTGAAGTAGATCTTCGACTCGTCGACGAACCGCTGCCACATGGCGAGCGTCGCCGGGTCACCGGACTGGAGGGCGACCACCCGGTCCCGGGAGCGGGCCTTGAACTCCTCGTCGGAGTCGAAGTGCGCCCGGGCCGCCTTGTAGAGGCGGTCGAGGGAGGACATGGCCTCCTCGCCGGAGACCTCGGAGCCCTCCCGGTGGTCCAGCTCGTGCGGGTGCTCCTCCAGATACTGGATGAGCATGCCGAACTGGGTGCCCCAGTCGCCGATGTGGTGGCGGCTGATCACCTTCTCGCCGGTGAACTCCAGGATGTTCACCATCGCGGCGCCGATGACGGCGGAGCGGAGGTGGCCGACGTGCATCTCCTTGGCGACGTTCGGCTGGGCCCAGTCGATCACGGTCGTGCCCGGGTCGGCCGTGAGCGCGACGCCGAGCCGGTCGTCGGCGGCGCGGGCCGCCAGCGTCCCGATGATCGCCGCGTCCGAGACCGTGATGTTCAGGAAGCCGGGGCCGGAGACCTCGACCTCCCGCAGCACCTCGTCACTCTCCGTACCCAGGGCGTCGACGACCTTGGCCGCCAGCTCCCGCGGATTGCCCTTGAGCTGCTTGGCGAGCGCCAGGATCCCGTTGGCCTGGAAATCGGCCCGGTCGCTTCGTCGCAGCAGCGGGTCGGCGGAACCGGCCTCCGGCAGGGCTGCCGAGAGGGCGTTCGCCAGACGCTGCTGCACGTTCGACGCGAGGGAAGGGACCGAGGCCATGAGCTTCCGTTTCTGGTGCTGGGGATCTGTGGCGTTCTGTGGTGCGGGGCCGCGTACGGAGACGGACCCCGGCAGCCCAGTGTCCCACGCGGCGGAGATCGTCCTCCCCCGGATAAACGGGGCGACGGGCGGTGGCTTCCGTCTGGGAGAATGGGTGGACCCGGTGTGGAGGCCGAGACGGGCGCCGCCGGGAAAGCCGACGTGGAAGAAGGGCGTAAGGACGTGCCGACCGTGGCTCAGAGCACTACCGAGACCGACTGGGTCTCCCGTTTCGCAGACGAGGTCATCGCGGATTCGGAGCGGCGTGCCCCGGGCAAACGAATCGTCGTCGCGTCCGGGATCTCCCCCTCCGGCCCGGTCCACCTGGGCAATCTGCGCGAGGTCATGACCCCGCACCTGGTCGCCGACGAGATCCGGCGCCGCGGGCACGAGGTCCGCCATCTGATCTCCTGGGACGACTACGACCGCTTCCGCAAGGTCCCCGCCGGGGTCGAGGGTGTCGACGAGTCCTGGGGCGAGCACATCGGCCGCCCGCTGACCTCGGTGCCCGCGCCCGAGGGATCGCCGTACCCGAACTGGGCCGAGCACTTCAAGGCCGCGCTGATCACCTCGCTGGACGAGCTGGGCGTGGTCTACGAGGGCATCAGCCAGACCGAGATGTACACCTCGGGCGCGTACCGCGAGCAGGTCCTGCTGGCGATGCGGCACCGGGCCGATATCGACGCGATCCTCGGCCGCTACCGCACCAAGAAGGGCGCGGGCGGCGCGAAGAAGTCGCAGAAGCCCGTCGACGAGGCCGAGCTGGATGCGGCGGAGGGCTCCGGCGCTGCGGCCGAGGACGACGGTACGGGTTCGGCCGGCTACTTCCCGTACAAGCCGTACTGCGGAAGCTGCAACCGTGACCTGACGGTCGTCACCGCCTACGACGACGACACCACCGAGCTGACGTACAACTGCACCGCCTGCGGTTTCACCGAGACGGTCCGGCTGTCCGAGTTCGACCGCGGCAAGCTGGTGTGGAAGGTCGACTGGCCGATGCGCTGGGCGTACGAGGGCGTGGTCTTCGAGCCGTCCGGCGTCGACCACAGCTCCCCGGGCTCCTCCTTCCAGGTGGGCGAGTTCATCTGCCCGCTGTTCGGCTGGGAGCGGCCGATCGGCCCGATGTACGCCTTCGTCGGCATCAGCGGCATGGCGAAGATGTCGTCCTCCAAGGGCGGGGTCCCCACCCCGGCGGACGCCCTGAAGATCATGGAGGCGCCGCTGCTGCGCTGGCTGTACGCGCGCCGCCGCCCCAACCAGTCGTTCAAGATCGCCTTCGACCAGGAGATCCAGCGGCTGTACGACGAATGGGACAAGCTCGCGGCCAAGGTCGCGGACGGCTCGGTGCTGCCCGCCGACGCGGCGGCGTACAGCCGGGCGGTACGCACCGCGGAGGGCGAGCTGCCGGCGACGCCGCGCCCGATGCCGTACCGCACCCTGGCGTCCGTCGTCGACATCACCGGCGGCCACGACGAGCAGACCATCCGCATCCTCAGCGAACTGGACCCGGCGAACCCGGTCGGCTCCCTGGACGAGGTGCGGCCGCGGCTCGACCGCGCCGAGAACTGGATCACGACCCAGGTCCCGGCGGACGCCCGTACCGTCGTCCGCGACACCCCGGACGCCGAACTGCTGTCCTCCCTGGACGCCGACGCCCGCCGCTCGCTGGAGCTGCTGGTGGAGGGGCTGGAGTCGCACTGGTCCCTGGAGGGGCTGACGACGCTGGTGTACGGCGTCCCGAAGGTGATGGCGGGCCTGGCGCCGGACGCCAAGCCGACGCCGGAGCTGAAGGTCGCGCAGCGGGAGTTCTTCGCGCTGCTGTACCGGCTGCTGGTGACGCGCGAGACGGGTCCGCGCCTGCCGACGCTGCTGCTGGCGGTGGGGGCGGAGCGGGTGCGGAAGCTGGTGACGGGGTAGTCGCTCGCGTTCCGAGCGGGACGGTGAGGGCCCGGGAGCGCTGCTCCCGGGCCCTCCGCCGTGTGGTGCGGGGGCGGCTATCCGAGGCGCTTCATCCGGTGCCAGCCGGCACCGATGACGGTCGCCGGACCGCCGCCGGTGGGCGTGCTCGCGTAGTAGCGGAGACCGCCGTCGGGGGTGGTGGCCCAGATATCCGGGACTCCGTTGTCGTCGACATCGGGGGTGCCCAGCATCATGGGGATGTTGGCGGCGGTCCAGCTGGTGCCGTACGTGGCGTCAGCCCCGTTCAGCGAGTTCGCGGCGCTCGACAGCGAACCGAGGTCGGTGCCGCCGCCAGAGGTCGGCTTGCCGTGCCGGATCATCAGCATCCCGTTGGTACTGGCGGCGAAGGACCGGTACACCAGGTCCGCGGCGCCGTCGCTGTTGAAGTCACCGACGTTGACGATGTCGCGTTCGGTCCAGTTCTCGGCGAAGCGGAACGCGGTGGTGAACGCGGATCCGGTGTAGCCGCCGAAGACCCAAAGGGCGTCGCCCGCAGTGACGAACAGCTCGGGACGCCGGTCGCCGCTGATATCGCCGACGGCGAGGATCTGGGTGAAGGCCGAAGGCGCGGGCACCGTGGCGTCCACGGTGATGTGGGCCTCGGTGCGCTTGGCGATGTCGACGCTGCCGTAGCCGTCGCCGCGGTAGATGTAGAGCTTGCCGTCGGGCATCCGGGCGACCAGGTCCTGGATGCCGTCGGCACCGGTGAAGTCGCCGTTGTGGCTGATCAGGGCCGGGTTGTTCCCGGTCGAATCCACCCAGTGGTAGCCGTAGTCCGCTTTGCCGTCCTCGTTCTCGTCCGTGTCGATCGGCTTGCCGTCGTCATGGGCCGCGGACATCGACGCGTCCATCTCGCCGCTCCGCTCGGAGGGGAAGAGACGCAGATCGCCGTGGCCGTCGATGGCGTACAGATCGGGGATCTTGTCGCCGGTGACATCGCCCGGGGAATCCGCCTTCTCGCCCGGTGTGACGTAGTGAAGATATTTGGACGCCGTCAGCGACATATTGCCCGCGGTGTCGGCAGCCTTTACATAGAGGACGTTCGGACCGGCGTTCGGCGGTTTGAGCATAATTCCGGCCGCGCCCTGGGCGACGGTGGCGCTGCGCTCGGCGACATAGGCCTCGCGGTTGAACGACCAGTAGAACTTGTCCGTCCCGGCGCCGCCGGTCGCGGCGGGCTTGATGACGAACTTGCCCGCGATACCGAACCGGATACTGCTCCATTTTCCGCCGGTCCCGTCGTCCTCCGGGAATTCGGTGGATTCGACGTCGGGGGAGCTGGGCGCGGCATCGTCGTAGACGAAACCGCAGGTGACGGTCCCGGGTGGGGCATAGGTGGAGGAGATGCCCGTGGCATCGACGGCTTTGACATGCCAGAAATAGGTTCTGCCGTTGACGAATCGGGACTTGTCGACGGGGATATCGGCCCGTCCCAGAGAAGTGGTCGTCCGGGCGGTGTCGACGATTTTGTTGGCGCTGTTGCCGGACATCCAGAGCTGGAAGTGGAGGGACCGGAGGTCGCCGTCGGGGTCGGAACTGGCCGCGGCGAAGGTCAGATTGCCCTTGCCGTAGGTGGTGTAGGGGCTGGTGGTGTCGCACGCCTTGTTGTTGACCGTGAGACCGGTGGGCTCCCTGGGCGGCCGGGTGTACTCCATTGTGAGCTGGGGTGCCGAAGCGCCCTCGGCGGCGAACTTCTTCCAGGAGCTGGCGGAGCCTTCGTTCCCCGCGCGCATGCCGATGACCAGCTTTGTCTCACCTGCGTTGGCTGCGACGCTCTGGGCGATCGCCCGGCCGTCGTAGGTGACATAGGCGTCCGGGCAGGAGGAGTTCCAGCCGTGGGCGAAGCTCTTGGAGCCGATCACCGATCTCGTGGCCGGCTGGTCGTTCCACGTGGTGGCGGGTGAGATGTCGTTGGTGTGGAGCAGTTCCATCTCGGTCGGGGTGCACGACCAGGAGTACGTCTCGCGGAAGCGGAACGAGGCGCTGGAGATGCTGGCGCCCTTGATGCTGCTCTTCCAGGTCAGCCGGTAGAAGGTGCGGGACAGGCCGCGGGTGGTGGACTCCCAGCCGACCCGGCCTTCGGTGGTGCCGGAGTTGAAGTTGGCGCCGTCCCAGAAGCTGGTGGACGGGTGCGTCTCGTACGCGGTGGTCCAGGCGGCGGACTTGCCGTACAGCGGTGGGTCGATGAAGACCGGGTAGACGGTGTCCTTGCCGGTCAGCAGCTTCCGGTCCGGAATGACGGAGAGGACGGCGGAGGTGGTGCCGCCGCCGGTGAGGGAGGCGTCGGCGGGGGCCCGCTTCCCGCCGATCTGCGGGCCGGCCAGTCCGGGCAGGGCCGCAGACTCCTTCGCTCCGGAGTCCTGAGGGGTCTCGCCCTGGGTGACGGCCGGTTTGCCGCCGGAGTCCCACATGAACGGGGTGGGCGAGCCGCCGACTTCCTTGCCGCTGGGGTCCTTCACGGAGAGGACGTCGATGCTGTTGTCGAGGGAGAACGTCAGCTCGGGCGAGGTCAGGCGGTACGAGATGGCGGCGAGGGCCGGATCGGCGGCGGCCTTGGCGTGGTGGACGATCAGGACGTGGGTGAAGCCGGTGTCCCGGGCGGTGAGCATCAGGTCGACACCGTCGAGTACGCCGCGGTAGAGCGCGCTCGCGCCGTTGATCTCGGGCTCGGGCAGCGGGCCCGGCCAGCCGACGGTCAGTTCGCGGTTCTCGGCGGTGAAGGTGACCAGGTCCGTGTAGTCGGTGGCCGGGGTGGCCGACGTCGGTGCGAGGGGAGTGCGGGCGTAGCTGCGGCTGCTCCGCCCGCCCTTCTTCTTCATGGTCTTGCCGCTGTGGAAGGTGACCGGGTTGACCGTGGCCTTCGGGCGCCAGCCGTCGTCGGCCTTCTTCAGGGTGGTGTCGATGGGCAGCCACTCGCCGTCGACCTGTGCCCGGACCGGCGCTGCCTGGGTGGTGAGCCGGAACTTCCCGTTCGGCAGGGCGTGCACGGTCGAGGTGGTGTCGCGCAGGGCGAGGACTTCGACCGGTTTTCCGGTACGGATCGCCTTCTCCCGCGCCGCCTTCTCGTCCAGCGGCTGCCCGCCCGCGCGGGCCTTGTCGGCCTTCTGTGCGGGCGAGCGTTCGGCTGGTGTCTTCCGCTCGCCGTCGGGCATCAGCAGCGTGACGCCGAGTGCCATGGCCAGTGCGGTCGCCACCCCTGCCGTCGTACGCCGGGGCAATCTCCGGATGAGTCGTGACCGTTCCACGGTGCTGGAATCCCTCCCCTGAACGGCGGTCGCCGGCCCGGACACGGCCGTCCGGGCGGCGAATGCCGTGACGATCCCTCGGAATCACCCCACCCGGGCAGGGACGGCGCAATACGGCCCCAGCCGGGAAAGAACGCCAGCCAGCATGACCCATGGGCTACCCGGTGTGTACGCCCGGTAATTATCACGCGGTAATGCACTTACTCGATCTTCATTCGCCTTGGGGAATCTTCGAGCGGCTTTGGAAGTTCTCCTTCCGGAACGTCGCTCGTTCCGGAATGCGGAGGAAATCGCTCTCGGCAGGCTTTTCGGCGGGATGTTCGTTGTGGTTTCTGTCGATACGCCTGACGCGTCCGAGGTTCGCTGCTTTGATCCCGCCCCTTCTTTAAGGCCTGAATTCGACCCCCTTCCCCCTTCGGGATCACAACACACCTCAATTCCTATGAGTGTTGTCACATGCCGTGTGCATCGGGTGATTGACGTGTGACGAATTGCTGGTCGAGGATGCGCCGGATGCCGACATGTCAGGGGCGGGTCAGCTCTCTTCGTGCTGCCCGGAAACCTGATTCCGGACCGTATGGGGGAGGGCGGCGGACACCGTGGGGAAATCGCTGTCGTGGAGTGGCCGGGGGAGACTGCCGGACACCAGAGCTGAGAGGAACCGCCGTCTGCGCCTGAGAGTGGGCGTGGTCGCGGTGGTGTCCATGGCCCTCACCGTGGGCCTGGTACCGGGTGCAAGTGCGCTTCCACCACCGGTCGACCGGTCCGGGGTGGTCCTGCCCGACATCCCGAAGCCGCCTCCGGTGCCGGGGGTGGACGGCGGGAATCTGGAACGGCTGACGACTGCGGAGATCCCGACGGAGCCGGAGTTCGAGCCGAAGAAGACGGCGGCTCCGGCGGCGGTCCCGCCGGCGGCGCGGACGCTGACCGCGCTGACGCCGGGGCAGACGGTGCAGATCGGCACCACCCCGCTGGAGGTGGGTGCGCCCGCGGGTGCGACGCCGGCCGAATCGGCCGCGTTGGAGGGGAACTGGCAGGTCGCACTTGCCGACCCGGCGCAGACCGAGGCACGGAACATCGAGGGCTTCGCCTTCACCGTGACCCCGCCCGCCTCGGCGACCGGCAATGCGGTGGTGGCGCTGGACTACACCGAGTTCTCCGAGCTGTACGGGGCGAACTGGGCCGACCGGCTGAACATCCTCCAGTTCCCCGGCTGCTTCCTCACGACTCCCGAGGTGGAGGCGTGTTCGGAGCCGGTCGAGGTCGACACGCGGAACGTGGTGAAGCCGAAGACCGGTGACGCGGCCGGTGACAACGTCATGGACGGCGAGCGGCAGATCGAAGCCACGGTCAACGTCGCCAGCCTGACCGACCCGGTGACTCCGCCGGTCCCGGTGGCCCGTGCCATGAGCGTAAAGGCCGCCGCGGCGCCGATGAGCGCCATGACCGCCGCCTCCGCAGGATCCTCGGTGCTGGTGGCGACGTCCGCAGGCAGTGGTGCAAAGGGCGACTTCTCCGCGACCCCGATCCCGAGCGCGGGCTCCTGGTCCGCGGGCAACGGCGCCGGAGCGTTCACGTACAACTACGACATGCAGGCCCCGTCGGTGCCGGCCGGCCCCTCGCCCACACTCGGATTCGGGTACAACTCACAGGCTGTGGACGGGGCGACCTCGTCGACGAACAACCAGCCCTCGTGGGTCGGTGACGGCTGGGACTACAACCCGGGCTCCATCACCCGGACCTACAAGTCCTGCCGCGACGACCGGACCGGCGGGAACAACGCCAACCGCAAGACGTCCGATATGTGCTGGGGCTCCTACAACGCCGTGCTGACCCTGGGCGGGTCCACGACGGAGCTGGTCCTGGACGACACCCACAAGGCCACTCCGTACTCGGACAAGTGGGTGACGGCCAACGGCGACGGGTCCAAGGTCGAACTGCTCACACGGCCTCTCCCGGACGGCATCGTGGAGAAGGCGAAGGAGCTCCGCGCCGCGAGCCCGGAGTACTGGAGGGTCACCACCCGCGACGGGACCGAGTACTACTTCGGCAAGCACAAGCTCCCCGGCTGGACCACCGGCAAGGAGACGACCAACTCCGTCCTCACCGTGCCGGTCTCCGGCAATCAGCCCGACGAGCCCTGCTACAAGGCGTCGTACGCCGAATCCTTCTGCTCCCAGGCCTGGCGCTGGAACCTCGACTACGTCGTCGACACCCGCGGCAACGCCATGTCGCTGTGGTGGAAGAAGGAGGTCAACCACTACGCCCAGAACTTCAAGTTCAAGAAGCCGGTCGACTACGACCGCGGCGGCTATCTGAGCCGTATCGACTACGGCCAGCGCGATAACGCGATCTACACCAGCGACCCCATCGCCCGTGTCGGCTTCGCCGTCGAGGAGCGGTGCTACGCGGAAGACGGCGTCAAGTGCACGGACGAGAACTTCGCCTCAGGCGACTGGGCGAAGAACCGGATCTGGTACGACACCCCGGCCGACCTGTACTGCTCCGGAGCCACCGGCAAGGAGTGCTACGTCCCGGTACCCAGCTTCTGGTCCCGTAAGCGCCTGGCGGCGGTCACGACGTACGCCCAGAGGGTGCAGAACTCGACCGGTCTGCACAAGGTCGACAACTGGAAGCTCGTCCAGTCGCTGCCGCACGAGAAGACCGATGAGGGCACGGCCCTCTGGCTGAACTCGGTGACCCGCACCGGGTACGGAGTGGGAGATTCCGAGGGCGTCCAGCTCAACCCCGTCACCTTCGTCGCCAAC
Encoded proteins:
- the argS gene encoding arginine--tRNA ligase, producing MASVPSLASNVQQRLANALSAALPEAGSADPLLRRSDRADFQANGILALAKQLKGNPRELAAKVVDALGTESDEVLREVEVSGPGFLNITVSDAAIIGTLAARAADDRLGVALTADPGTTVIDWAQPNVAKEMHVGHLRSAVIGAAMVNILEFTGEKVISRHHIGDWGTQFGMLIQYLEEHPHELDHREGSEVSGEEAMSSLDRLYKAARAHFDSDEEFKARSRDRVVALQSGDPATLAMWQRFVDESKIYFNSVFEKLDMEIADEDIVGESGYNDMLAETCRLLEESGVAVRSDGALCVFFDDIKGPDGEPTPLIVQKSNGGFGYAATDLSAIRDRVGKLGARNLIYVVDVRQSMHFKMVFETARRAGWLTDEVRAVQLAFGTVLGADGKPFKTREGKTVKLVDLLDEAVDRATAVVREKAEKVGLGEEEIVENGRYVGIGAIKYADLSTSAVRDYKFDLDQMVSLNGDTSVYLQYAYARIRSILRKAGDAKPAAHPELELHPAERALALHVDLFGEVVAEVAGTYEPHKLAAYLYQLASHLTTFYDKCQVLSSENAPELVENRLFLVELTGRTLQQGMALLGIRTPERL
- the lysS gene encoding lysine--tRNA ligase, which translates into the protein MPTVAQSTTETDWVSRFADEVIADSERRAPGKRIVVASGISPSGPVHLGNLREVMTPHLVADEIRRRGHEVRHLISWDDYDRFRKVPAGVEGVDESWGEHIGRPLTSVPAPEGSPYPNWAEHFKAALITSLDELGVVYEGISQTEMYTSGAYREQVLLAMRHRADIDAILGRYRTKKGAGGAKKSQKPVDEAELDAAEGSGAAAEDDGTGSAGYFPYKPYCGSCNRDLTVVTAYDDDTTELTYNCTACGFTETVRLSEFDRGKLVWKVDWPMRWAYEGVVFEPSGVDHSSPGSSFQVGEFICPLFGWERPIGPMYAFVGISGMAKMSSSKGGVPTPADALKIMEAPLLRWLYARRRPNQSFKIAFDQEIQRLYDEWDKLAAKVADGSVLPADAAAYSRAVRTAEGELPATPRPMPYRTLASVVDITGGHDEQTIRILSELDPANPVGSLDEVRPRLDRAENWITTQVPADARTVVRDTPDAELLSSLDADARRSLELLVEGLESHWSLEGLTTLVYGVPKVMAGLAPDAKPTPELKVAQREFFALLYRLLVTRETGPRLPTLLLAVGAERVRKLVTG
- a CDS encoding VCBS repeat-containing protein, giving the protein MATALAMALGVTLLMPDGERKTPAERSPAQKADKARAGGQPLDEKAAREKAIRTGKPVEVLALRDTTSTVHALPNGKFRLTTQAAPVRAQVDGEWLPIDTTLKKADDGWRPKATVNPVTFHSGKTMKKKGGRSSRSYARTPLAPTSATPATDYTDLVTFTAENRELTVGWPGPLPEPEINGASALYRGVLDGVDLMLTARDTGFTHVLIVHHAKAAADPALAAISYRLTSPELTFSLDNSIDVLSVKDPSGKEVGGSPTPFMWDSGGKPAVTQGETPQDSGAKESAALPGLAGPQIGGKRAPADASLTGGGTTSAVLSVIPDRKLLTGKDTVYPVFIDPPLYGKSAAWTTAYETHPSTSFWDGANFNSGTTEGRVGWESTTRGLSRTFYRLTWKSSIKGASISSASFRFRETYSWSCTPTEMELLHTNDISPATTWNDQPATRSVIGSKSFAHGWNSSCPDAYVTYDGRAIAQSVAANAGETKLVIGMRAGNEGSASSWKKFAAEGASAPQLTMEYTRPPREPTGLTVNNKACDTTSPYTTYGKGNLTFAAASSDPDGDLRSLHFQLWMSGNSANKIVDTARTTTSLGRADIPVDKSRFVNGRTYFWHVKAVDATGISSTYAPPGTVTCGFVYDDAAPSSPDVESTEFPEDDGTGGKWSSIRFGIAGKFVIKPAATGGAGTDKFYWSFNREAYVAERSATVAQGAAGIMLKPPNAGPNVLYVKAADTAGNMSLTASKYLHYVTPGEKADSPGDVTGDKIPDLYAIDGHGDLRLFPSERSGEMDASMSAAHDDGKPIDTDENEDGKADYGYHWVDSTGNNPALISHNGDFTGADGIQDLVARMPDGKLYIYRGDGYGSVDIAKRTEAHITVDATVPAPSAFTQILAVGDISGDRRPELFVTAGDALWVFGGYTGSAFTTAFRFAENWTERDIVNVGDFNSDGAADLVYRSFAASTNGMLMIRHGKPTSGGGTDLGSLSSAANSLNGADATYGTSWTAANIPMMLGTPDVDDNGVPDIWATTPDGGLRYYASTPTGGGPATVIGAGWHRMKRLG